The Stenotrophomonas sp. ASS1 genome segment ACACTGCGCGCATCGATATCGAAGGCATGCGTGCACAGGACTTCGAGTATCCGTCCGGCTGGCTCGGCGCACTGGCCTGCCAGGCCGCCGGCATGCTCGGTGGCAACGACGCCCATGGCGCGATGTTCGATGCCGTGCAGTGGGCGCACCTGCACCAGCACCGCAACATCGGCGACGCCGAAGTACTGCTGGATATCGCCGAAGCACTGGGCCACCCGCGTGGCGCCTTCGCTGACCACATGCGCAGCGACGCAGCAGCCCGGCGTGTGCAGGCTGACCGTGCCGAAGCCGCGACCCTCGGCATCCGCTCCATTCCCACCGTGATCGGCGGC includes the following:
- a CDS encoding DsbA family protein, producing MSSVPSPATAAPVVDFFHDVVCGWCFVLAPRLQQVSAELGIQVRHRSFVLQDSRAQMIEVFGSMERAKAIILRHWTDCAAHEDTARIDIEGMRAQDFEYPSGWLGALACQAAGMLGGNDAHGAMFDAVQWAHLHQHRNIGDAEVLLDIAEALGHPRGAFADHMRSDAAARRVQADRAEAATLGIRSIPTVIGGNGLRLQTLPLPQLRQALAHLVAA